In Kitasatospora sp. NBC_00240, the following are encoded in one genomic region:
- the fusA gene encoding elongation factor G, with product MAATSLDLARVRNIGIMAHIDAGKTTTTERILFYTGVSYKIGEVHDGAATMDWMEQEQERGITITSAATTCHWTVDDVDNTINIIDTPGHVDFTVEVERSLRVLDGAVTVFDGVAGVEPQSETVWRQADRYGVPRICFINKLDRTGANFFFCVDTIVDRLGATPLVMQLPIGAEGDFAGVVDLVRMKALVWSAEAAKGEMYDIVDIPADLQEQAEEYREALLDTVSNVSDEVMELAMEGEDVPEELLVAAIRKGTLDSAFTPIFCGTAFKNKGVQPLLDAVVKYLPSPLDIESIEGTKPGDDTVKISRKASDDEPLAALAFKIMSDPHLGKLTFVRIYSGRLEAGTAVLNAVKGRKERIGKIYRMHANKREEIDSVGAGDIVAVMGLKQTTTGETLSDEKHPVILESMDFPAPVIRVAIEPKSKGDQERLGTAIQRLAEEDPSFQVNTDEETGQTIIAGMGELHLEVLVDRMKREFKVEANVGKPQVAYRETIRKAVERIDYTHKKQTGGSGQFAKIQIAIEPIESGEGYEFVNKVTGGRVPKEYIPSVDAGCQEAMEFGVLAGYPLQGVRVTLLDGASHDVDSSELAFKIAGSMAFKEGAKKAGPALLEPMMAVEVTTPEDYLGDVIGDINSRRGQMKSMEERHGARVVSALVPLSEMFGYVGDLRSKTSGRASYSMQFDSYAEVPRNVADDIIAKAKGE from the coding sequence ATGGCTGCAACCTCCCTTGACCTTGCCAGGGTCCGCAACATCGGGATCATGGCGCACATCGACGCGGGCAAGACCACCACCACCGAGCGGATCCTGTTCTACACCGGTGTGTCGTACAAGATCGGTGAGGTCCACGATGGCGCTGCCACCATGGACTGGATGGAGCAGGAGCAGGAGCGCGGCATCACGATCACGTCGGCCGCGACGACCTGTCACTGGACCGTCGACGATGTTGACAACACGATCAACATCATCGACACCCCGGGTCACGTCGACTTCACCGTCGAGGTGGAGCGTTCGCTCCGCGTCCTCGACGGCGCCGTCACGGTGTTCGACGGTGTCGCCGGTGTCGAGCCCCAGTCCGAGACCGTGTGGCGGCAGGCTGACCGCTACGGCGTCCCGCGCATCTGCTTCATCAACAAGCTGGACCGCACGGGCGCGAACTTCTTCTTCTGCGTCGACACCATCGTGGACCGCCTCGGCGCCACCCCGCTGGTGATGCAGCTCCCGATCGGTGCCGAGGGCGACTTCGCCGGCGTTGTGGACCTGGTCCGCATGAAGGCGCTGGTCTGGTCCGCCGAGGCCGCCAAGGGCGAGATGTACGACATCGTCGACATCCCGGCCGACCTGCAGGAGCAGGCCGAGGAGTACCGCGAGGCGCTGCTGGACACCGTGTCGAACGTCAGCGACGAGGTGATGGAACTCGCCATGGAGGGCGAGGACGTCCCCGAGGAGCTGCTGGTCGCCGCGATCCGCAAGGGCACCCTGGACTCGGCCTTCACGCCGATCTTCTGCGGTACCGCCTTCAAGAACAAGGGCGTTCAGCCCCTGCTCGACGCGGTCGTCAAGTACCTGCCGTCGCCGCTGGACATCGAGTCCATCGAGGGCACCAAGCCCGGCGACGACACGGTCAAGATCTCCCGCAAGGCCTCGGACGACGAGCCGCTCGCCGCGCTCGCGTTCAAGATCATGTCCGACCCGCACCTGGGCAAGCTCACCTTCGTCCGGATCTACTCCGGGCGCCTTGAGGCCGGCACCGCCGTCCTCAACGCGGTGAAGGGCCGCAAGGAGCGCATCGGCAAGATCTACCGCATGCACGCGAACAAGCGTGAGGAGATCGACTCGGTGGGCGCCGGCGACATCGTCGCCGTCATGGGTCTCAAGCAGACCACCACCGGCGAGACCCTGTCCGACGAGAAGCACCCGGTCATCCTGGAGTCCATGGACTTCCCGGCCCCGGTCATCCGCGTCGCGATCGAGCCGAAGTCGAAGGGTGACCAGGAGCGTCTGGGCACCGCGATCCAGCGGCTGGCCGAGGAGGACCCGTCCTTCCAGGTCAACACCGACGAGGAGACCGGCCAGACCATCATCGCGGGTATGGGCGAGCTGCACCTCGAGGTGCTGGTCGACCGTATGAAGCGTGAGTTCAAGGTCGAGGCCAACGTCGGCAAGCCGCAGGTCGCGTACCGCGAGACGATCCGCAAGGCCGTCGAGCGCATCGACTACACGCACAAGAAGCAGACCGGTGGCTCCGGCCAGTTCGCGAAGATCCAGATCGCGATCGAGCCGATCGAGTCCGGCGAGGGCTACGAGTTCGTGAACAAGGTCACCGGTGGCCGCGTTCCGAAGGAGTACATCCCCTCGGTCGACGCCGGTTGCCAGGAGGCCATGGAGTTCGGTGTCCTCGCCGGCTACCCGCTCCAGGGTGTCCGCGTGACGCTGCTCGACGGTGCCTCGCACGACGTCGACTCCTCCGAGCTGGCGTTCAAGATCGCCGGTTCGATGGCCTTCAAGGAAGGCGCCAAGAAGGCCGGTCCGGCCCTCCTGGAGCCGATGATGGCCGTCGAGGTCACCACGCCCGAGGACTACCTGGGCGATGTGATCGGCGACATCAACTCTCGCCGTGGCCAGATGAAGTCCATGGAGGAGCGTCACGGCGCCCGCGTCGTCTCGGCGCTGGTGCCTCTCTCCGAGATGTTCGGCTACGTCGGTGACCTGCGCAGCAAGACCTCTGGTCGCGCAAGCTACTCGATGCAGTTCGACTCGTACGCCGAGGTTCCGCGGAACGTGGCGGACGACATCATCGCCAAGGCCAAGGGCGAGTAA
- the rpsG gene encoding 30S ribosomal protein S7, whose amino-acid sequence MPRKGPAPKRPVIIDPVYGSPVVTSLVNKILLHGKRSTAERIVYGALEGVREKTGADPVVTLKRALENVKPALEVKSRRVGGATYQVPVEVRPGRAATLALRWMVGYSRARREKTMTERLMNEILDASNGLGASVKRREDTHKMAESNKAFAHYRW is encoded by the coding sequence ATGCCTCGTAAGGGCCCCGCCCCGAAGCGCCCGGTCATCATCGACCCGGTTTACGGCTCCCCTGTGGTGACGTCGCTGGTCAACAAGATCCTGCTGCACGGCAAGCGCTCCACCGCCGAGCGGATCGTCTACGGCGCCCTCGAGGGCGTTCGTGAGAAGACCGGTGCCGACCCCGTCGTCACCCTGAAGCGCGCGCTTGAGAACGTCAAGCCCGCCCTTGAGGTCAAGTCCCGCCGTGTCGGTGGCGCGACGTACCAGGTTCCGGTCGAGGTCCGTCCGGGCCGCGCCGCCACCCTGGCGCTGCGCTGGATGGTCGGTTACTCCCGCGCCCGTCGCGAGAAGACCATGACCGAGCGCCTCATGAACGAGATCCTCGACGCCAGCAACGGCCTGGGCGCTTCCGTGAAGCGTCGCGAGGACACCCACAAGATGGCCGAGTCCAACAAGGCCTTCGCGCACTACCGCTGGTAG
- the rpsL gene encoding 30S ribosomal protein S12, translated as MPTIQQLVRKGRQDKVEKNKTPALKGSPQRRGVCTRVYTTTPKKPNSALRKVARVRLTSGIEVTAYIPGEGHNLQEHSIVLVRGGRVKDLPGVRYKIIRGSLDTQGVKNRKQARSRYGAKKEK; from the coding sequence GTGCCTACGATCCAGCAGCTGGTCCGAAAGGGCCGGCAGGACAAGGTCGAGAAGAACAAGACTCCCGCGCTCAAGGGCTCGCCCCAGCGTCGTGGCGTTTGCACGCGTGTGTACACGACCACCCCGAAGAAGCCGAACTCGGCTCTCCGTAAGGTCGCCCGTGTGCGCCTCACCAGCGGGATCGAGGTCACCGCTTACATTCCGGGCGAGGGCCACAACCTGCAGGAGCACTCCATCGTGCTCGTGCGTGGCGGTCGTGTGAAGGACCTGCCGGGTGTGCGTTACAAGATCATCCGCGGCTCCCTTGACACCCAGGGTGTCAAGAACCGCAAGCAGGCCCGCAGCCGCTACGGCGCCAAGAAGGAGAAGTAA
- a CDS encoding DUF2142 domain-containing protein: MTNTMKRLADRLMKTPRRLWVVSFVLFFMLGGAFSLSTPMGASPDEHAHIIRAAAVARGQLGGTEVMVPHRVASIDGNFAETGVQLPAWYEDLKTINSCYVFHPERSAGCAPGLASSEKQITEVTTAAGRYNPAYYLAVGWTSRVLDGVSGLYLMRLASAAIGAALLASAVVSAAEWHRRSITVLGVLAAATPMSLFMIGMVNPSGAEIAAGILVWSAVLPILMSPDPKLLTRRLARLGIGATVLISIRPLGIIWFLGAVIGGLLLQESGALRAVLRRRAAWLWTLALGATSAAALAWTALHPDHSVIDTPSDLTTLKAARWTFDSSLTYIRQMIGYFGWLDTPTPAATLLIWSTVVMMLAMLALCFARVRETVALLGSLVGIIMVPVVAQGIQAPQLGMIWQGRYLLPFAVGLPIMAAAICVKRSPVTGVPWRRLVALSAFSLSLANMAGFVWALRRNTAGTDGSFFLLHAHWSPPGSWLLWIVVYGAAALLLTLFVMADDRSLTPAGSQLGLGRAIGRRGQRKVAPAA, encoded by the coding sequence ATGACGAACACCATGAAGCGGCTTGCCGACCGGCTCATGAAGACGCCCCGACGTCTGTGGGTGGTGTCCTTCGTGCTCTTCTTCATGCTGGGCGGCGCATTCTCGCTCTCCACACCCATGGGCGCCTCGCCGGACGAGCACGCGCACATCATCCGGGCGGCCGCGGTGGCCCGCGGACAGCTGGGCGGCACCGAGGTGATGGTCCCGCACCGGGTGGCCAGCATCGACGGCAACTTCGCCGAGACCGGCGTCCAGCTCCCCGCCTGGTACGAGGACCTCAAGACGATCAACTCGTGCTACGTGTTCCACCCGGAGCGCTCGGCGGGCTGCGCACCGGGGCTGGCGAGCTCCGAGAAGCAGATCACCGAGGTCACCACGGCAGCGGGCCGCTACAACCCGGCCTACTACCTGGCGGTGGGCTGGACCAGTCGGGTCCTCGACGGGGTCAGCGGTCTCTACCTGATGCGGCTGGCGTCGGCGGCGATCGGTGCGGCACTGCTGGCCAGCGCGGTCGTCTCGGCGGCCGAGTGGCACCGACGCTCGATCACCGTGCTCGGCGTGCTCGCGGCCGCCACCCCCATGTCGCTGTTCATGATCGGCATGGTGAACCCCAGCGGCGCCGAGATCGCGGCGGGGATCCTGGTCTGGAGTGCGGTCCTGCCGATTCTGATGTCCCCCGATCCCAAGCTGCTGACCAGGAGACTGGCCCGGTTGGGCATAGGCGCCACCGTGCTGATCAGCATCCGGCCGCTGGGCATCATCTGGTTCCTCGGAGCCGTGATCGGCGGTCTGCTGCTCCAGGAGAGCGGGGCGCTGCGCGCGGTGCTGCGCCGTCGGGCCGCCTGGCTCTGGACCCTGGCACTCGGCGCGACGAGCGCGGCGGCACTGGCCTGGACCGCGCTGCACCCCGACCACTCGGTGATCGACACGCCGTCGGACCTCACGACGCTCAAGGCGGCGCGGTGGACCTTCGACAGTTCGCTGACCTACATCCGGCAGATGATCGGATACTTCGGCTGGCTGGACACCCCGACCCCGGCGGCGACCCTGCTGATCTGGAGCACGGTGGTGATGATGCTGGCCATGCTGGCGCTCTGCTTCGCCCGGGTCCGCGAGACGGTCGCCCTGCTGGGGTCGCTCGTCGGCATCATCATGGTCCCGGTGGTGGCGCAGGGGATCCAGGCCCCGCAACTCGGCATGATCTGGCAGGGCCGCTATCTGCTCCCGTTCGCGGTGGGTCTTCCGATCATGGCGGCGGCCATCTGCGTCAAGCGCTCCCCGGTCACCGGCGTGCCCTGGCGGCGCCTCGTCGCACTCTCGGCGTTCTCGCTGTCCCTGGCCAACATGGCGGGCTTCGTCTGGGCCCTGCGGCGCAACACGGCGGGTACCGACGGTTCGTTCTTCCTCCTGCACGCCCACTGGTCGCCGCCCGGCAGCTGGCTGCTCTGGATCGTGGTCTACGGCGCGGCGGCCCTGCTGCTGACCCTGTTCGTGATGGCGGACGACCGCAGCCTGACCCCTGCGGGCTCCCAGCTCGGCCTCGGTCGGGCGATCGGCCGCCGGGGCCAGCGCAAGGTCGCGCCGGCGGCTTGA